The Bdellovibrio sp. ZAP7 DNA segment AAAGTACGAAGACCGCGCACAATCGTTGCAATTCGATTTGTCGTTGATTGAACCTTTTCAATCGAAGCCTTCATGGTCTGACGATCCATATGGCTGTCTTCTAAAAGTTCCATCTGCTGTTCGGCGGAAAGCAAAATCACATTAAGTGGTGTATTGATTTCGTGAGCAATCCCCCCGGCCATCTCCCCCAGGGAGGCCAGTTTGGCAGAGTACTCGGCACGGGATTTCTGGTTTAACAATTCGTCCTGGGTATTTTCCAATTGTTGAATCGCCAAAGTCAGATTTTGTTTTTCGATAGTCAGCGCTTCTTCTGTTTCATAGCGCGTGACCATACTTTGGTAAAATTCGCGCGAGTTTCCGTAAACGTAGACCACAAACGTAAAGACGAAAACTGTCCAAACTCCGTAGGGTAGATCACCCTGATGGTTGGAAAACGCCAAGAAAAGCCCGGGAATGACTCCAACCCAAATTAAGAAGTAGGCTGAAATGCGCGGACTTAAAGAAAGGGATGTCGCAGACCCTGCCATGATCGCACTGACCAAAAAGCTTGTGACAAAGATTTTTGAGTCGGGATTTTGTGGATCCCAAAAACCCATCGAACAAAGAATTCCCAAACAAGTTGAACTGATCAGAATCAGAACGCCATGAAGTCCAGCCCATTTATAAAGTGCTTTCAAGCCATCACGGCTAACAATGATACCAATAATCAAGCGCAGAGTACTGCAGCCCAAAGCAAGCCCTGCTGCCAACTGATGCCAGATATAAAAAGAAGGAGTGGTCGCTACGGGTTTGATTAATAAAATCGTAAAAACAACCATAAAGCCGACGGCGGCCGCTTTACTACGACGGCAAAAATCCAGTTCAATATTATCCAATACGGCACGGCTCAGAGCTTTCATCTGTCTAGACCTTAACAGACGTACGAAATGCTGTCACCAGCGCGACTCCAAAATAGAAATTTAGTGTGGTAACTTGCCGGGATATTTGTACGCATGGCTAAAAAAGAAAATGCACGACTTAAAAGGCCGTGCATTTTCACTCGAGCGTCCGTCGTTAGCTTAAATCTTTCTCATCATTCAATTTCTTGTTCAATGAGTTGATTTTTTACTACGTCTTTCGCTGGAATTTTCATCTATTAAACTTTCGCGTCCAGTTCGCTCAAACTCGGTCAGATCATCATCTTCTTCCGGCTGTTGTCTGCTTCCAGTTTTAGCCTGATTCACTTTCGAACCGCGCAGTGAACGATCGGCTTCCGTGGCGCCAGGGGGATTTCGTTGCGAAGCATTTTGCGCCGAAGACTCATCTTCCTCGGGCCAATTGCTGTCTGCTTGGAATTCCTCATCAGGCAGCTGACCGGATTGATCGGAATGATATTTTTTATGAGTGTCCTCGGAAAATTTCGGAGGCACATCGGATTTTGGCATACTACTATTTTGTTTTTGAGGCATCTCTCTGTTAGGCATCTTACCCTCCTTTAAGAAAACTCGCAGTTACAAGTACAATCTTAAACACGAAAAGCGATAGTGGCTATGGACGGAAGCCCCCTTTTACATTTCGATTAAGCAAAAGAAAAACCCAAAAGTCCAAGAACTCCAGCCCAAAGCCCCCAAAACAGCGAGCGCGCAGCGCAAGCTCTAAAAGCGAGTGCGCCAGCACAAGCTCCCCACTCCCCCAACGCAAAACAGAAATGGTCAAAACAATGCAAGCGCAAGGCGGAGGGTGCTCGCTGCCACGCAGGCGTACTCCCAGTACGCCGAAGAGCAAGCGAGTGCCCGACAACGCAGTCGATTGCGTTGTTTTCACCATTTCCTACTTTTTAAAATTGAAAAGTGCTTCGGCGGCGGCTTTTAATTTGGCAGCTTGGTCTTCTTGACCTGCTCCACCTTTGCGCGGAGTGAAGTAGTCGCAAAAGTTCGCGCGATCTTTTTCACGCACGACATCGGCCGAAGTTTCACGGCATTCGTTGTAAACTTTTGGATCATAGAAATCGCAATTTTTGCAGACATGCACATCGGCGCGACAGTGAGGGCATTCCTCACGACGGCCAATGTTTCCTGCGAAGGACATCTCTTTTTTGCAACTGAAACAAAAAAGCTGCACACTCATGACTTAGCTCTTCTTGTTTTTCTTCCAAGTGAAATCATGGAACGATTCAATGGTACGGATAGTGCCCGTTTGAGAACGCATCACGATCGAGTGGCTTTTCGCCTTTCCATCTGGAAGGAAGCGAACACCCTTAAGCAATGAACCATCTGTGATCCCTGTGGCGACAAACATAACAGAGCCACTTGCAAGTTCATCACAAGTGAATTTTTTGTCCAAGTCTTTAAGACCCATTTTAGAAGCACGAGCTTTTTCTTCGTCGTTTCTCCATTTCAAGCGACCTTGAAAGTCACCACCCAAGCATTGCATTGCGGCTGCGGAGATAACGCCTTCTGGGGCGCCACCGATACCGATAAGCAAATCGATACCCGAGTCAGGCCAAGCTGCAGAAACCGCAGCAGAAACATCACCATCACCAATCAACTGGATGCGAGCACCCGTTTTACGAACTTCATCAATCAATTCTTTGTGACGAGGACGGTTCAAGATCACAACCGTCATGTCGCTGACTTCTTTACCCAAGGCCTTAGCGACGGCCTGTACGTTTTCAGTCGGAGATTTGTCGATATCGATTTTACCCTTTGCCCCAGGACCACATGCAATTTTATCCATGTAAGTATCAGGCGCATGAAGGAATTTTCCTTTTTCAGCCACCGCGATCACAGAAATAGAGCCCGGGCCACCGGTTGCGCAGATTGTAGTACCTTCAAGCGGATCCAAGGCGATATCCAATGCCGGAGCATCGTCTGTTTTAGTTCCTACTTTTTCACCGATATAAAGCATTGGAGCTTCATCACGCTCCCCTTCGCCGATGACAACAGTGCCGTCCATACGAAGAACATCGAAAGCTTTTCTCATGGCATCCACGGCTGCCGCATCGGCGGCTTTTTCATCGCCTCTTCCCATCCAACGAGCGGATTCTAGTGCTGCTGCTTCGGTGACACGTACAAATTCTAAAGCCAGGTTTCTGTCCATGATTCTTTCTCCACTGCGGCCTTAATCCCGGCCGGTAATCTCATCAATTTCAAATCTTTATCCAAGGCCACATGCACTGTTTGGGCAACAGAACACGTCGTGCCTCCACGCCCGCGCATGCGGTACTGGAAAATCAGACGGCTCAACTCCACACGAGCTTGGACCTCGATTTCCAGATCATCGCCAAAAAATGTCGGCTTCAAATGCTTAACCTGGGTTTCATAAACTGCAAAGTAACTGGCGGATTCCGGTTTTTGATAGTCGATCAAACCCTTGTCGATGGCCCACGCCACCCGCGCTTCTTCGTAAAAACGCAGGTAATTGCTGTGATGGACAATTCCCATGAGGTCTGTTTCGTAAAACTGCACTTTATGACGATGAATAAACATTGATTATTTCTAGACTAAATTGTTAGTTTAAGTCTACGCATTATTTTTTCGTGCGATTTGGAGAATGCATGCAAGTCACTGAGTGGCAAAAAAAGCTTCCCATGAGAATTACCATGAGCCGCATCTTTATGGTGCCGTTTGTTGTCGGGGCCATGTACCCCGACAAGCTGGCTTGGAATATCGTCGCGGCGCTTATCTTTATGCTCGCTTCTATCACGGACTATTTTGACGGCTACTATGCTCGTAAATACGGCGCCGTCAGCAATTTCGGTAAATTCATGGACCCAATCGCCGATAAAATCCTGGTGACCAGCATCCTCGCAATGCTGCTGGCTTTGGGTAAAATCGACGCCTGGATGGTGATCATTATCCTGGCCCGCGACAACTTTATCGGAGGCATCCGTTCCGTTGCTGCGGCAGATCAAATCATCATTGACGCCAAACCAGCGGGAAAATGGAAAACGGCCATGCAAATGGTGGCCATTCCCTGTGTAATTATTGGAAACATTGACCAATACATCCCTTATTTGGACAAAGTTGGCTACGGGGTCTTGTGGGTAAGCGTCATTTTGAGTATAACTAGCGGTATTGAATACTATGTTGGTTACTTAAAGAGCAAAAAAAGCTCCTAGGAACGTATGCTTTTACACCTTTCACCAAGCAATTGGTTTTTCATCTTCTTGGCTCTTCTTTTGAGCAGCTACTTGAAGATCGCTTCTGCAAAAACGCAGAAGCCGGTGTTTTTTGCAGCAGCCGGCACTTCTGTTTACCGCCTTCTTTCCTCTGATCGCTAAAATCTAAAACAAAGACGTTAATTGCAGCTTCAGGTAAGGACTTGTTCCCAAGTGAATCGCATTCTTGGGGCTGATATCATAGTTCTCATCCTGAAAATAACGGCGATCAAATGAATATCCCGCTTCCACTTCCGTCATAAACTGCATAGACAGTGGAGTTTTAAATCCGACGTACACACGCTTTTCATCATAAAACAGACGCTCTTTACGGTTCGCTCGTCCATACAAATAATAAGTAGACTGAGAAAAATCCAATCCCAAGGAAGCCTTCATTGGCCCCGCGATAGAGTAATCCACTGAAGTTTTAATCACCCAAGGAATCAACGTGAAGAAGTTAAGAGACCACCGGTCGACAAACTCCCAATAGATCGTCGCGAAGGGAGCCCCGAATGTCCCGCGGAAAGTTTTCGAAGGCGTGTACATATAAGCAAAACCCGGAAGAGGAATTCCATTCAGGATCGGGCGATTGTTCGAATAATTCACCAAATAAACCCAGCTGCCAGTTTCATCCACCGGATCGATATAAAAGAAATTTCCGCCGATAGTATCTACCGAAGGATCTTTAAACGGTTTATCACTGGCAGAACCAAAGTTTCCGTTCAAAGCCCAATAAGCTTTTTCATCCACCATGCGAGTGTACGTCAATCCCACGTCAAATTGATAAAGATCCGGCATAGCTGCTTGGTCAGGATACAAATCCATCCAATGTCCCAACATGCTAACGCCATAACTTTCTTTTTCAGTCTTATAAACCGGAACGCTGGTGATGACCGTGCCACGATTTAAGCTAGCCTTGCCGTCCGTTGAATTGAACGTCGTATCTGGCTGGATGGAACCTGTGTAAGTTAAAACTCCGCGCTGCTTCGAAGGAGGCATCAAGCCTGAAAACATTTGCGCATGAGCCGCGAATGAGCAAAAAATCAGAACAGTAAAAATAACTTTTGAAAAACAATTCTTCATTAAAAATCCTGCAGTCCTAAAATGTCTTTACAAATATCCATCTGACGATCAATTTCAGCGACGGCTTTTTGCAATCGCAACGCATCTCGCGCATCGACTTCCGCCTCCATCGCAGCAAGGACGATGGGGTGTTTCTTAAGCCAGGCCCCTTGCTTAGAAGCATAATTTTCGGGAACACCGGAACGAAACGCCGCCAAGCGAGCGTTGCCATCACGAAGATATTCCACGATGAATTTCAAAGTCTCCAAAGTCAGGAGCTTGCGATGAGCTTTTAAGCGAGATGAGAAACCAACTTGTCGGATGCGCATACGATGATGATACATAGCAAGAAGGGGTACGCAAACATCTGACGTTTAGCATGACAGATTATTTTTCGTTAAACTCAAGTCCTTTACAGTCTGAAACAAGTCCTTTACGCTAGTTTTATTCAAGCGAAAGGATTCTCATGAATAAAGATCAGGAAATGAACTATAAGGCCTGGCTCGCAGTGGTTATTTTAGGCGGTCTTATCTGGATCACTCCTCCCCCTGCCGGACTGAAAGAAGGTGCCTGGCATTTATTTGCGATCTTTATTTCAGCGATCTTTGGTATTGTTATCAAAGCCGCGACCATGGGAAGTATCTCGATGATTTCGATTGCCTTGGTGGCAGCCCTGCAGTTGCGCGCCCCGGGTGATATTTCTCAATCAGTGAAATTAGCATTAAGTGGATTCGGCAACGGCACCATCTGGATGATCACCATCGCCTTTTTTATTTCTCGTGGTTTCATTAAAACAGGTTTAGGAAAAAGAATTGCTTATTGGTTTATCGTAAAATTGGGCGGCACACCTTTGGGTATCGCTTATGGTTTGGCGTTTTCGGATTTGGTGTTAGCTCCCGCCACTCCAAGCAACACGGCTCGGGCCGGTGGTATTTTGATGCCAATCATGAAATCCATCTCGATGGGATTTGGTTCTGATCCTGCCGATCCTAAAACTCACCGTCGGATGGGTGCGTATTTAACTTTGAATTCTTATTACGCCAATCTCTTGGGTGCGGCGATGTTCATCACAGGAACCGCCTCCAACTCCATGTGCCAGAAGTTTGCAAAAGACTTGGGCGTGGAAATTTCCTGGGGTGGCTGGGCGATGGCAGCTTTGGTGCCGGGACTTGTTTGCTTGGCCTTAACACCGTGGTTATTATTTAAAATCTATCCGCCGGAATTAAAAGACACTCGGTCGGTTCAACAGGAAACCAAGGGAAAACTAAAAGAACTCGGCACGGTCACCCGCAATGAGTGGTTGATGGTGGTCGCGTTCGTGATGCTTTTGGTGATGTGGATTTTCGGACCACAATTAAAAATTGATGCGACTGTTGGCGCGATGATTGGACTTTCATTCCTGCTGTTAAGCGGAGTTCTAACTTGGGAAGATGTAAAGGGTGAAAAAGGCGCGTGGGATACGATGGTGTGGTTTTCAGCCCTCGTGATGATGGCTGAAGGCCTTAATCAATTGGGCTTCGTCAGCTGGTTTAGCGGCATTGTGAAAGGCGAACTTGGACATCTTCCGTGGTACTGGGCTTTCCCTGCTGTGATCTTGGTCTATTTTTATACTCGTTATTTGTTTGCGAGTGCGACCGCTCACGTGGCGGCAATGTATTCAGCGATGCTTGCAGTTGCGCTCGCCGTTGGCATCGAAGGAAAACTAGTGGCGCTGATGTTGGGTTTTACGGGTTCACTCTCTGGAGTTCTGACCCACTATGCCCATGGACCTGCACCGATTTTATACGGCGTCGGTTACGTCGAGCTAAAAGACTGGTGGAGAATCGGTTTCATATTCTCCATCGTCTACATCATTATTTGGATGGGCTTAGGCGCCGTTTGGTGGAAGGTCTTGGGTATTTACTAACAAGACCTCGCTCGTATTTATATGACCTCGTCAGACACAGCTTCCCAGAGCTCCTCTTTGAGGAGCTCTTTTTCATGCAGCCCCAGTTCTTTCATATAGTCTTTGATCAGTTCAATTTTTAGCATCTTGGATGTGTGAGCATCCATTTCCAGCGTCTGAATGATTTGCTCCAACCGCGAAGTTGGGACCGTTTGTTTTCCAGTCAAAATACGAGAAACAAAACTTGGATTGACCGCAAGGTCTTTAGCGAAATTGCGTAACGAATATTTAGGATTTAGATTCTGTCTTCTCTCCAAAGCAGATCTTAAGATATGATGCACTCGACTCACTTGTTGTTCCCTACCCCTCAGTGTCACTTTGCTCCCCTGCAAAGCTCATGAAAGATAAAAAGCAAATCGTGTACCAACAGTACATGGAGCCGTTTTAATACTGTTGCGATTCAGAGCAACAGCGTAAAAAGAAAAACCCGATACATTTCTGCATCGGGTTTCATAAATTGTATATCAAATGTTTGATAACGGCTATCTACCGTTTCCTGATATCGGAAACAGCTATCTGCCGTTTCCATGCGGAGGTTGGTTACCAGAACCACCAGAAGATCCGCCACCTGCGTATGCACTTTGGCCAGCGCCAATAACTAGAATCGAAGCAATAAGTAGTGCGATAAATAGTTTCATTATTCATTCTCCAAAAGCGTGTCGATCGCCGTGAAAGCAAAAACCGGAATGTTTCCTTTTGCTTCAGGTTTTTCGAGAAGCTTTACGCGTTCTTTAAAAGCGCGCTCTTCAATCAAAATCCATTCACGATATGTCTCTTCGCTAATTGATTCGAAGTAAACATTCATTAAGTTCGCGAAGTTAACGTCGGAGTTACCCGGCTTTAAATATCGCTCTGTGAGCCTGATTCCCACGGATTTAATAGTTTCCGCAGAAAATGGTGCTCTCACCTCACCTTGCCCATAAAGTCCATTCCCGAGGGGTCGGAGAACTTTTTGGTCAATCATGCGTTCGAGCACGCCTAAACCATAAGAACCGAATCTCTGTTGGACAAAATTAGCATCGAAGGGGCGAGTTTCAGCCAGAACATAAAGCTCCGTGAAACAAGGATCTTTCTGCAAATCTGCTTCAAGATCAAAATTAAAACGATGAAGGGGCGAAGACTTTAATTGTGGATCCGTCTTTTCAAGCTTTTCGCGAACCGAAGGCGGAACCTTCGTAACCAGATGAGTAAGATCGCGAGTATCAAGCAAGCAGGAATACAATTTGTAAAGAGTGGAGTAATTTGGATTGTGAGATTTCTCTCGCAATCTGTTCAGCGTCTTTACATGAATCTGGGACTTCGTCGCCAACATACTTAGACCCTTTTTCGGGTCCTTGAAACGCAACAAGTAAGTCTCAATATCCTGGGACACTTGGTCCGGAATTGAACTTACCGTTTGGCGCTCGTTTAGTTCGACGTTAATTTCCATTGTTCCCCATCAATCGATGGCTTTCACTATCTCAGGACGGGGTTCAATGCAACGAGACAAACGACTTTCGGGGCTTGGTGTCAAGCCCCGGAGTCCTTACTAACAGTAAGTAATTACTGGCAGTTTGGTACGTTCAATTGTTTTGTGAACAAGAACTTTTCGTAACCGTTTTTAGTGTTAAGAACTTTAGAAACTTTAGCGTCTACAGTTAGAGCGTAAGTTCCAGAGATAACTTTGTCAGCGCAAGTGCGGTGTTTACCGTTAACGTTCCAGTCACATTCCCAAGCAGTACGAGTGTAGTTGATTGGAGTCGTCAAGAATTTAGAACCTTTGTAAACTTCTTT contains these protein-coding regions:
- the glpX gene encoding class II fructose-bisphosphatase, which encodes MDRNLALEFVRVTEAAALESARWMGRGDEKAADAAAVDAMRKAFDVLRMDGTVVIGEGERDEAPMLYIGEKVGTKTDDAPALDIALDPLEGTTICATGGPGSISVIAVAEKGKFLHAPDTYMDKIACGPGAKGKIDIDKSPTENVQAVAKALGKEVSDMTVVILNRPRHKELIDEVRKTGARIQLIGDGDVSAAVSAAWPDSGIDLLIGIGGAPEGVISAAAMQCLGGDFQGRLKWRNDEEKARASKMGLKDLDKKFTCDELASGSVMFVATGITDGSLLKGVRFLPDGKAKSHSIVMRSQTGTIRTIESFHDFTWKKNKKS
- the pgsA gene encoding CDP-diacylglycerol--glycerol-3-phosphate 3-phosphatidyltransferase produces the protein MQVTEWQKKLPMRITMSRIFMVPFVVGAMYPDKLAWNIVAALIFMLASITDYFDGYYARKYGAVSNFGKFMDPIADKILVTSILAMLLALGKIDAWMVIIILARDNFIGGIRSVAAADQIIIDAKPAGKWKTAMQMVAIPCVIIGNIDQYIPYLDKVGYGVLWVSVILSITSGIEYYVGYLKSKKSS
- a CDS encoding thioesterase family protein, translating into MFIHRHKVQFYETDLMGIVHHSNYLRFYEEARVAWAIDKGLIDYQKPESASYFAVYETQVKHLKPTFFGDDLEIEVQARVELSRLIFQYRMRGRGGTTCSVAQTVHVALDKDLKLMRLPAGIKAAVEKESWTETWL
- a CDS encoding ATP-binding protein, producing the protein MKALSRAVLDNIELDFCRRSKAAAVGFMVVFTILLIKPVATTPSFYIWHQLAAGLALGCSTLRLIIGIIVSRDGLKALYKWAGLHGVLILISSTCLGILCSMGFWDPQNPDSKIFVTSFLVSAIMAGSATSLSLSPRISAYFLIWVGVIPGLFLAFSNHQGDLPYGVWTVFVFTFVVYVYGNSREFYQSMVTRYETEEALTIEKQNLTLAIQQLENTQDELLNQKSRAEYSAKLASLGEMAGGIAHEINTPLNVILLSAEQQMELLEDSHMDRQTMKASIEKVQSTTNRIATIVRGLRTFARDGAKDPIEAIPVQTLIDNTLSLCYEKFKLANVDLRLPPPTNLVLRCRPVQISQVMLNLLNNSFEAIRDLPKKWIAIEVLDLGDQIEIRITDSGEGIDPSIQAEIFRPFYTTKEIGKGTGLGLSISRGLIEAHHGQLYVDTDHKHTSFVIRLPK
- a CDS encoding anion permease, whose product is MNKDQEMNYKAWLAVVILGGLIWITPPPAGLKEGAWHLFAIFISAIFGIVIKAATMGSISMISIALVAALQLRAPGDISQSVKLALSGFGNGTIWMITIAFFISRGFIKTGLGKRIAYWFIVKLGGTPLGIAYGLAFSDLVLAPATPSNTARAGGILMPIMKSISMGFGSDPADPKTHRRMGAYLTLNSYYANLLGAAMFITGTASNSMCQKFAKDLGVEISWGGWAMAALVPGLVCLALTPWLLFKIYPPELKDTRSVQQETKGKLKELGTVTRNEWLMVVAFVMLLVMWIFGPQLKIDATVGAMIGLSFLLLSGVLTWEDVKGEKGAWDTMVWFSALVMMAEGLNQLGFVSWFSGIVKGELGHLPWYWAFPAVILVYFYTRYLFASATAHVAAMYSAMLAVALAVGIEGKLVALMLGFTGSLSGVLTHYAHGPAPILYGVGYVELKDWWRIGFIFSIVYIIIWMGLGAVWWKVLGIY